The following coding sequences lie in one Oncorhynchus masou masou isolate Uvic2021 chromosome 20, UVic_Omas_1.1, whole genome shotgun sequence genomic window:
- the LOC135506757 gene encoding uncharacterized protein LOC135506757 — protein MNALVGYGVSSDSDSDGDIVNNNKTESKVDGETQKKARNFLLESGSASSESDCDSNPEEKVDPVSQQQPKRPPPSCMGPTSESRTPLLPAPPSSLFHKLPPPPLGASSKSGVFANPFKAQADQKLNVLQKHVPLTVQARPSQIGGKRMCVAYRKDGRCRFGIKCKFAHDSDLQSSIIPNDYDPPEDDAPGSHQADPNAGGSSYMGRQNFHHNQGGDPEEEEGQQSRKRRVGLSNTLVPPKRALKNYAMQRKREQVNLN, from the exons ATGAATGCTCTCGTCGGCTATGGCGTGTCCTCTGATTCTGACAGCGACGGGGATATTGTAAACAACAATAA GACTGAGAGCAAGGTGGATGGAGAGACCCAGAAGAAGGCCCGCAATTTCCTCCTAGAGTCCGGGTCAGCCTCCAGTGAGTCGGACTGTGACTCCAACCCAGAGGAAAAGGTGGACCCCGTATCTCAACAACAACCAAAACGCCCTCCTCCTTCCTGTATGGGACCCACCTCAGAGTCCCGGACCCCTCTCCTCCCCGCACCCCCTAGCTCCCTCTTCCACAaactcccccctccacccctcggGGCCTCGTCCAAGAGTGGCGTATTCGCCAACCCCTTCAAGGCTCAAGCCGACCAGAAGCTCAACGTCTTGCAGAAGCATGTCCCTCTCACAGTGCAGGCCCGGCCTTCCCAGATAGGGGGCAAGAGGATGTGTGTGGCGTACAGGAAGGACGGACGCTGCAGGTTCGGGATCAAATGCAAGTTTGCCCACGACAGCGATCTCCAGAGCTCCATCATTCCCAATGACTATGACCCCCCTGAGGATGACGCTCCCGGATCGCACCAAGCTGACCCCAACGCAGGAGGCTCTTCATACATGGGTCGCCAGAACTTTCACCACAACCAGGGAGGAGAccctgaagaggaggagggtcagcagtctaggaagaggagagtagggctGAGTAACACCCTAGTGCCTCCTAAAAGGGCGTTGAAGAATTAtgcaatgcagaggaagagagaacaggtcaATTTGAACTGA
- the LOC135506755 gene encoding E3 ubiquitin-protein ligase ZFP91-like: MEPQITQIGDNNKRDEPEDDKATVQSPASSAAVTPRRTSRGRGVGRKKGVSPSPCTNGATPGTPSSGRVLRDRSTRTLPAWLQSEKSDHAEESSPDKAVNRRRKAACPRSRKNASSAASTESTGEVGDDSSQAHDSGHPRKPTDVQVHPHSQNAQTRAKAPSARGTRGSAKPVCKSEPGTDNPTVEVEAKVVAKKTVRIEKKEENKEDVLLGGEDEPPFQDDPKDFSFQPQSQSGEISSDDDIPFRDDLNDQSYNPEAETTRDAPKPRRKPPPRQKEKKEREPGIKIEGTDVKLENEFGEGDLPRKRGRRRKDDKSPRLPKRRKKPPVQYVRCEMEGCGTVLAHPRYLQHHIKYQHLLKKKFVCPHPSCGRLFRLQKQLLRHAKHHTDQRDYICEFCARAFKSSHNLAVHRMIHTGEKPLQCEICGFTCRQKASLNWHMKKHDADATYQFSCSICNKKFEKKDSVVAHKAKSHPEVLIAEALAANAGALITTPASLLEASGVGCVGNQGELVRLEPAQQVTQVGEQITHMGQQVAQMGQVSHQVVVVSQDQGLHAMQMPLTIALSPIDPPSPSDTQQQQTHHTLQLQMPLHFVQQVAATSPQQQQSQQQQAQMQQLALHSGSVVTQQHQPQQLQQMTLQSYQQQNQQPQILHMTFQTVDGSQTHLQQIPLLATPQQLQNLQSSSHISTANLPLLAQVQLQPPPQTQDIQLQDPTTVGCSESYALDDSVLSASSPSANTLQQCETVGEGEVVWEGDGEGDGVVEGDVLTDATEVHMQHVLI; this comes from the exons ATGGAGCCGCAAATCACCCAAATAGGCGATAACAATAAAAGGGATGAGCCCGAGGATGACAAGGCCACGGTACAATCCCCGGCCTCGAGTGCAGCGGTCACGCCGCGCAGGACTTCGAGAGGTCGAGGAGTTGGCCGGAAGAAGGGGGTTTCTCCTTCGCCGTGTACGAATGGAGCAACACCAGGCACTCCGAGTTCTGGACGAGTGTTACGGGACCGGTCTACACGAACACTACCAGCTTGGTTGCAGAGCGAGAAGAGTGACCATGCAGAAGAATCGAGCCCTGACAAAGCCGTAAACCGCCGGAGGAAGGCTGCTTGTCCACGATCCAGGAAAAATGCCTCCTCCGCAGCTTCAACAGAGAGTACCGGAGAGGTCGGGGATGACAGTAGTCAAGCTCATGA CTCAGGGCACCCAAGGAAACCCACCGATGTTCAAG TCCACCCTCACTCACAGAATGCTCAGACGCGTGCCAAGGCCCCTTCTGCCCGGGGTACCAGGGGGTCCGCCAAGCCTGTGTGCAAGAGTGAGCCTGGCACCGACAACCCAACCG TGGAGGTGGAAGCAAAGGTAGTTGCAAAGAAGACAGTTAGGAT TGAGAAAAAAGAGGAGAATAAGGAAGATGTTCTCTTGGGAGGAGAAGATGAGCCTCCTTTCCAAGATGACCCTAAAGACTTCAGCTTCCAGCCACAGTCTCAGAG TGGGGAAATCAGCAGTGATGATGACATTCCCTTCAGAGATGACCTCAACGACCAGAGCTACAACCCGGAGGCTGAGACTactag GGATGCCCCCAAACCACGGCGCAAACCCCCtccgagacagaaagagaaaaaagagagggagCCAGGAATCAAGATAGAGGGCACAGACGTGAAGCTGGAGAACGAGTTCGGAGAGGGGGATTTGCCCAGAAA GAGAGGCAGGCGAAGGAAAGATGATAAAAGTCCCCGGCTCCCGAAAAGAAG GAAGAAGCCACCGGTGCAGTACGTGCGCTGTGAGATGGAGGGGTGTGGAACAGTCCTGGCTCACCCTCGCTACCTGCAG CACCATATTAAGTACCAGCACCTTTTGAAGAAGAAGTTTGTATGTCCTCACCCATCCTGCGGAAGACTCTTCAGGCTGCAGAAACAGCTACTTCGCCATGCCAAGCACCACaccg aCCAGAGGGACTACATCTGCGAGTTCTGCGCCCGCGCCTTCAAGAGCTCCCACAACCTGGCTGTGCACCGCATGATCCACACCGGAGAGAAACCACTGCA ATGTGAGATCTGTGGCTTCACCTGCCGCCAGAAGGCCTCCCTCAACTGGCACATGAAGAAGCATGACGCGGATGCCACTTACCAGTTCTCCTGCTCCATCTGTAACAAGAAGTTTGAGAAGAAGGACAGCGTGGTGGCCCACAAGGCCAAAAGCCACCCGGAGGTGCTCATCGCAGAGGCCCTGGCGGCCAACGCAGGGGCCCTCATCACTACCCCTGCCTCCCTGCTGGAGGCCTCGGGAGTGGGTTGTGTCGGGAACCAGGGGGAGCTGGTACGACTGGAGCCCGCCCAGCAGGTGACCCAAGTGGGTGAACAAATTACCCACATGGGGCAACAGGTAGCTCAGATGGGTCAGGTGAGCCACCAGGTGGTAGTAGTGAGTCAGGATCAGGGCCTCCACGCCATGCAGATGCCCCTGACCATCGCCCTGTCCCCCATCGACCCCCCGTCGCCCTCCGACACCCAGCAGCAGCAGACCCACCACACCCTCCAGCTCCAGATGCCCCTTCATTTTGTTCAGCAGGTGGCGGCCACTTCCCCACAGCAGCAGCAGTcgcagcagcagcaggcccagATGCAGCAACTTGCCCTTCATTCCGGCTCGGTAGTgacccagcagcatcagccccaGCAGCTCCAGCAAATGACCCTGCAGTCTTATCAGCAGCAGAATCAGCAGCCGCAGATTCTCCACATGACCTTCCAGACTGTCGACGGGTCGCAGACACATCTTCAGCAGATCCCCTTGCTAGCCACCCCCCAGCAACTCCAAAACCTCCAGAGTAGCTCCCATATTTCTACCGCCAACCTCCCTCTCTTGGCCCAGGTCCAACTTCAACCTCCGCCCCAAACTCAGGACATCCAGCTTCAGGACCCAACCACTGTGGGTTGTAGCGAAAGCTACGCTCTGGACGATTctgttctctctgcctcctctccttccgcTAACACCCTTCAACAGTGTGAGActgtaggggagggagaggtCGTTTGGGAaggggacggagagggggacggagtggtggagggggatgtCTTGACCGATGCCACAGAAGTGCACATGCAACATGTACTTATCTAG